In Gammaproteobacteria bacterium, the sequence TCGACACGGTCAGGATCATGCGTCGCGGGGGATATGGCGACGAGTGGAAACGGATCTCGCGCACCCACCTCTCCCCGGCGCGACAAAGGGAGCTTGCTGAGCTGGACCCCGACGCCGCGCAACTGATCGTGATCGAACACTTCGGGCGCGTACCCCCGACAGGCGAACTCAACCTCCTCCTGTCCGTCATTCCCCAGTACCAGCAATTAGTGCTGAGACCGGTGCCCACGGGCTCGATGGAGGATCAACGAGCACAGCTCGAGTGGTTCTTCATGGTCTATGCCGACACCGGCATCCTGAAATGGATACGCAAGTACAATCACGGCGGCATTCAGGCCGTAGCCCGCTCGCCCGTGGAGAAGACCATTTTTGCGCGGCCGGCCTGGCACCTCCTGACCGAGCTCAAGGTGCCGCAGGCCATTCAGACCGTCGGTGGCGTACGCGTGGCGGTGCCCTACAAGAAACCCCTGCCGGACTCGGTCGGTTCCTCGTCTTTGCGGATCGACGGGGCGGAGGTGGCGACACTGGATAGAGCGGAATCGGTAGCCCACCTGGCCCAGGCGACGCAGCTTCGGCGATCGGGGCTGGAGATCTGGTCCTCGGTCGCGGGCGCGACGACCAAGCTGGCGGCCTGTTCGGCGCCAACGCCCGACGACTGGCTGATCGCCTGCTCCCTGGTGGCTTCCGCGCTGGCCCGTGCGGAGACGCGAAATTGGGCGCTGCTGCCCTATACGGTCCGCCTCAAGAGAGTGTTCCTCGATCCCGGGAATCACCAGGCCGAGCTGGTGGCCCTCGATCGCGGGGGGCAGAAACTCGACAGGGAATACACCAGCCTCGATCTTGATTCGGGGGATATCAAGGTCTGGTCGGTCTTCACCACCATGTTCCCGACCGCGACCACGCCTCCCCGTTCGGCAGGTGCGGCGCCGGTGCAATCCACCTCGGCGGGATATGCCCCGCCAGCCCCCGCACCCGCCGCTGCGGGGGCCCCACCTTCGCCGGCACCACCCGCCCAGCACCCGCGGCAGAGGCGTACATCGTCCAATGCAGGCAGGGCGTTCGGTTCGATTCTAAAGGCGGTCACCGAATCGCTGGATGACGTGTTGGAGAAGGGGCTGCGATAGGCGGCTGCGATATCCAGGGGGATCAGCCGTATCGAGAAAGCGGTCTGCTGCGCCCCAGGCACAGACGAGGATATCGGGTCGCCAGCCCCGAAGGCGGGCCCCCGACAAATATGCCTGACGACTGGAGGATACCAATGCGGATTAAAGACGGATTGTACCCGGCTATGATTTCAGTGGCATTTCTGGCCGGTCTGTGGAGTTGCACAACGGTCCGAACCCAGCGGGTTTCGACGGATGAGACCATCGACCTGACGGACAAATGGAACGATACCGACTCACGTCTGGTGGCAGACGAAATGATCGACGACATGCTGACCTTTCCCTGGATCCAGCAGCACCAGCAGGAAACCGGCGAACCGCGTCCGACCGTCATCCTCCAGCGAATCTACAACCGTTCCCACGAGCACATCGCGGTGGACACCTTCATCAACGACCTGAAGCGCGCCATGATCCGTTCCGGCAAGGTCGCTTTCGTCGTCGGGGGCGAGGAACGCAAAGAGGTGCGCGGCGAGCGCAAGGACCAGGAACTTTACGCGCGCGAGGGCAGCCAGGCCGAAATGGGGCAGGAGGAAGGGGCGGACTTCGCGCTCTCCGGCAGCATCGACTCGATCGTCGACCAGGTCGGCGGCAAGCGAGTGACATTTTATCAGGTCGACCTCAAACTGATCGACATGACCTCGAACCGGGAGGCGTGGAATGGCCAGAAGAAGATCAAGAAGGTTCAGACGCGCAGTCGCTTCGGTCTCTAGCCTTGCAGCGGCATTGCTGTTACCGGTTGGTTGTCAGACGACCTACACACCACCTGATGACCTGCCCGCCGCGACGCCGACGGATTCCGCGGCCGCGGCGCACCGCGAACTCGAACAGGGGGAAGCACCCCGCTGGGTGCGCTATCCACCGACCGGAGCCGGCATGCTTTATGGCGTCGGTTCCGCACCGACGCACGGGGGCAACCAGGCCCAGGGCGTG encodes:
- a CDS encoding penicillin-binding protein activator LpoB; this encodes MISVAFLAGLWSCTTVRTQRVSTDETIDLTDKWNDTDSRLVADEMIDDMLTFPWIQQHQQETGEPRPTVILQRIYNRSHEHIAVDTFINDLKRAMIRSGKVAFVVGGEERKEVRGERKDQELYAREGSQAEMGQEEGADFALSGSIDSIVDQVGGKRVTFYQVDLKLIDMTSNREAWNGQKKIKKVQTRSRFGL